A window from Setaria italica strain Yugu1 chromosome VIII, Setaria_italica_v2.0, whole genome shotgun sequence encodes these proteins:
- the LOC101765914 gene encoding chitinase 2, producing MTNGYLFREYIGAQFTGVQFSDVPINAFVSFHFILSFAIDYTPVNQQPTPAPTNGVFSPFWDTGSLSPAAVAAIKAAHPNVAVMAGLGGDSVQDVVKAVFTPTSVDSWVANAVSSLTGIINTYRLDGVDVDYEHFAAGADVGTFVECVGRLLTELKKRMPNIATSIAPFADTEIQRYYKPLWSKYSGVIDYVNFQFYGYGDNTDVAQYVRFYDEQVGNYPGAKVLASFKTGNVTGLISPDLGVSAAKELQRQNKLPGLFIWSADSSKKSSYGFKYETEAQQIIANH from the coding sequence ATGACGAACGGCTACCTGTTCCGGGAGTACATCGGCGCGCAGTTCACCGGCGTGCAGTTCTCCGACGTGCCCATCAACGCCTTCGTCAGCTTCCACTTCATCCTCTCCTTCGCCATCGACTACACCCCGGTGAACCAGcagccgacgccggcgccgaccaACGGCGTGTTCAGCCCGTTCTGGGACACGGGCAGCCTGTCcccggccgccgtggccgccatCAAGGCCGCGCACCCGAACGTCGCCGTCATGGCGGGGCTCGGCGGCGACAGCGTGCAGGACGTCGTCAAGGCCGTCTTCACCCCGACCTCCGTCGACTCGTGGGTGGCCAACGCGGTGTCGTCGCTCACGGGCATCATCAACACCTACAGGCTAGACGGCGTCGACGTCGACTACGAGCacttcgccgccggcgccgacgtggGCACGTTCGTCGAGTGCGTCGGCCGGCTCCTGACGGAGCTGAAGAAGAGGATGCCCAACATCGCCACCTCCATCGCGCCGTTCGCGGACACGGAGATCCAGAGGTACTACAAGCCGCTGTGGAGCAAGTACTCCGGCGTGATCGACTACGTCAACTTCCAGTTCTACGGCTACGGCGACAACACCGACGTCGCCCAGTACGTGaggttctacgacgagcaggtgGGCAACTACCCGGGGGCCAAGGTCCTCGCCAGCTTCAAGACCGGCAACGTCACCGGGCTGATCTCGCCGGACCTCGGCGTCAGCGCCGCCAAGGAGCTGCAGCGGCAGAACAAGCTGCCGGGGCTCTTCATCTGGTCGGCGGACAGCTCCAAGAAGAGCAGCTACGGCTTCAAGTACGAGACCGAGGCGCAGCAGATCATCGCCAACCATTGA
- the LOC101765106 gene encoding chitinase 2: MTNGYLFREYIGAQFTGVRFSDVPINAFVSFHFILSFAIDYTPVNQQPTPVPTNGVFSPFWDTGNLSPAAVASIKAAHPNVAVMVGIGGDSVQDITKAVFTPTSINSWVANAATSLTNIINTYELDGVDVDYEHFAAGADVNTFVECMGRLLTQLKANMPWITTSIAPFEDPTIQRYYQPLWRKYNGVIDYVNFQFYGYGDNTDVPLYVQFYDQQSANYPGGKVLASFMTGNTTGLISPDLGINAAKELQRQNKLPGLFIWSADSSKKSSYGFKYEIQGQQIIANH, translated from the coding sequence ATGACGAACGGCTACCTCTTCCGGGAGTACATCGGCGCGCAGTTCACCGGCGTGCGGTTCTCCGACGTGCCCATCAACGCCTTCGTCAGCTTCCACTTCATCCTCTCCTTCGCCATCGACTACACACCGGTGAACCAGCAGCCCACACCGGTGCCGACGAACGGCGTGTTCAGCCCGTTCTGGGACACGGGCAATCTGtcccccgccgccgtggcctCCATCAAGGCCGCGCACCCGAACGTCGCCGTCATGGTGGGTATCGGCGGCGACAGCGTGCAGGACATCACCAAGGCCGTCTTCACCCCGACGTCCATCAACTCGTGGGTGGCCAACGCCGCGACGTCGCTCACGAACATCATCAACACGTACGAGCTCGACGGCGTCGACGTCGACTACGAGCacttcgccgccggcgccgacgtgAACACCTTCGTCGAGTGCATGGGCCGCCTCCTGACGCAGCTGAAGGCGAACATGCCGTGGATCACGACCTCCATAGCGCCGTTTGAGGACCCGACGATCCAGAGGTACTACCAGCCGCTGTGGCGCAAGTACAACGGCGTGATCGACTACGTCAACTTCCAGTTCTACGGCTACGGCGACAACACCGACGTCCCCTTGTACGTCCAGTTCTACGACCAGCAGTCGGCGAACTACCCCGGCGGCAAGGTCCTCGCCAGCTTCATGACCGGGAACACGACCGGGCTGATCTCGCCGGACCTCGGCATCAACGCGGCCAAGGAGCTGCAGCGGCAGAACAAGCTGCCGGGGCTCTTCATCTGGTCAGCGGACAGCTCCAAGAAGAGCAGCTACGGCTTCAAGTACGAGATCCAGGGGCAGCAGATCATTGCCAACCATTGA